A region of the Candidatus Nanopelagicales bacterium genome:
ATCAGCACGATGGGCTTGGACACGCGCCGTACTCCTTAGCCAAGTGGCGATGTGGGTTGGACCAGAGTGGTCGAACCGTGAACCTTGAGTGTAACGAGCAAGCTTGTGAAAGTTTTCACGAACCCATCTGGGCAGGCTCTCGCAGCGAGTTGTCTTCTGTTGTCCGCGGCACTATCACGCGGGCTCGCCACGCCGCAACGAGGATCAGGAGGCCAGCGACTGAATAGCCCGTGACCAACAGTTGCGCCGTTGGTGTGAGTTCGCCGGTACCCACGAGGATTTTCGCTGCGTACGACTCCGGGTGCCCCACCGACACACCAAACAGCGTCACGGCGGCCAGCCCGGCCCAAGCGGCGGCCGCGCGATGGCCTGCACGCCAACCCCGCAGGGCCAACAATCCGAAAACCGGCACGATGGCGATGATCCAGATCCAATGGTGGTCCCACGAGATCGGCAATGCCACCAGGCCCGCAACTGCCATGACGCACAGGCTCACCAGCCGGTTGCGACGCCACCAATCCGTCGCGAGCCACGTTCCTGCCGCCAACACGGCGACCGCGATAACCAGCCAGACGATCTGCGCGTACGGCGGTTCGACCGCTCGGGTCACCACCCCAAGAACGGACGAGTTGTCGGTGCGGGCGGCATTGCCAACACGCTCGGAATCGAAGATCAATTCAGTCCAGTAGCGCCAGCCACTTGCCGGCTGGATGAGGAAGCCGACGAGCACCGTTGCTGCGAAGGTCGCGCACCCGACCCAGAACTGCCGCCAGCGCCGAGTCGTCGCCATGAGCAGGAGGAACAGACCCGGGGTGACCTTGATTCCAGTCGCAAGCCCCGTCAAGACGCCGCGACCCCGCACGACGACAAACGTGTCTAGCAAGATCATCAACATCAGCACCAGGCCGATCTGACCCAGATTGAACAGATGCACAACAGGCCGTTCAACCAGCGCCACAGCTATCAGAACCACAGCCAACGGCCACCCACTCCACGGCAACGTCCGACCCGCAACGGCCTCAAGTTGCCCGCCGACGATGCGGCAGACAACGGCGAGGAGCACGAAGTTCAGGACAAAGAAGATCAGACCGGCAGTACTGGCGCTCAGGAAGGCAAACGGGATCACCAGCACCGCCGCGAACGGCGGATAGGTGAATACCAGTGTGCCCTGGTTGACCGTAGGGTCAACATACGGAACCGATACGTCGTAGAGCGGCTGGCCGTGCAGCAGCGCAGCGGCCGCCGTGTGGTAAACCCGGAAGTCACCTAGCCACGGCGGTAGGTACCAGGCAGCCTTGATGAGCACCGCGATCGCCAGCAACACCCACGGTGCTGCTCGGATCGCGCGTTGGCTCAACGGGCAGCTGTCCCCTCCACATAGTCGTCGTCACCGGCATCGACCCACGACATCAACTTGCGCAGCTCGCGGCCGGTGGCCTCGATGGGGTGTTTTTCGGCAGCTTCGCGCATTGACTTGAATTCTGGAGCGCCAGCGTCCTGATCGTCGATGAATCGCTTGGCAAAAGCACCCGACTGGATGTCGGCCAACACAGCCTTCATGTTGTCCTTGACGCGGTCGTCGATGACGCGCGGGCCGGAGACGTAGTCCCCATACTCAGCGGTGTCGGAAACCGACCAGCGCTGCTTGGCAATGCCACCCTCGTACATCAGATCAACGATGAGCTTGAGCTCGTGCAGACACTCGAAATAGGCAACCTCGGGCTGGTAACCCGCCTCAGTGAGCACCTCGAAGCCCTTCATGACCAACTCAGATGCTCCGCCACAGAGCACCGCCTGCTCGCCGAACAGATCGGTCTCGGTCTCCTCCGTGAAGGTGGTCTTGATCCCGCCCGCGCGAAGTGCTCCGATCGCCGACGCGTACGACAGCACCAGTGGCCAGGCATTACCGGTGGCGTCCTGTTCCACCGCAACGATCGCGGGCACGCCGCGCCCAGCCTCGTACTCGCGGCGAACCAGGTGACCAGGGCCTTTCGGAGCGACCATGCAGACGTCAACGTTGTCCGGTGGGTTGATGTAGTCGAACCGAATGTTGAAGCCGTGGGCGAAGAACAGCGCATCGCCAGCGTTCAGATTCGGCTCGATGGCTTCTGCGTAAAGGCCGCGCTGAACCGGATCGGGAACCAGCACCATGATGAGGTCAGCCTCGACACACGCGGTCGCAGGATCGACGACGCGGAGTCCAGCAGCCTCTGCCTTGGCGCGGCTCTTGGAACCCTCGGCCAGACCGACCCGGACATCGACCCCGGAGTCACGCAGGCTCAGGGCGTGCGCGTGGCCTTGCGAACCGTACCCGAGCACCGCAACCTTGCGGCTCTGGATGATGGACAGGTCTGCATCTGCGTCGTAGAAGAGCTCAGCCACGATCGTTCGGTCTCCTTATTGGTCTGGATTGGTGGTTTTCCATCATGAAGATTGTCAGTTCTTGCCTGCGGGAAGCCTACGTTAGCCACCGGTTGGCGTGCTCACGGCGGCCAACTCCGGACCTTGCATGCTGCGCCGGTTACGGATGATCAACGCGAGGGCAGAGACGATCAGAACCCATCCGAGCGCGAGCATCCAGCCGCCGACTACGTCAGCGGGCCAATGGACACCGAGGAACAGCCTGCTCGGTCCGGCGAGCAGCCCAAACACCACGAGGACCCAACCCAACCCTGTGCCTACACGCCCACTGATGACATACATCGCGATCAGCCCTACGACTGACCACACGTAGATCCCACTCATCGTGTGCCCGGAGGGGAACGATCCGCCGACCTCGGTGATCAGCGGATCGGGCCAACTGGGCCGGGCACGATCCACCAGATGCTTGACCGTCTCGCTGATCACGACTCCGCCAATAGCGCAGGTGATCAAGTAGCCAGCCCAGCCCCGATGTCGGGTAGCGAGTAGTGCCACTGCGACGACGATCGTGAAGACCGTCGAACCAATCGGACCCTCGCCCCAGTGCCAAACCAGGGTCAGTTGTTTGAGCCAGTGGGCATGTGCGTCGAGATCGACAAACCAACTGCCTACTCGGTAGTCGGAAGTGCTTAGCCAGTCTGCGTGGGTGGCGGCCGAGACAGCCAGGAACGCCGCGAAGGCCCAACAGAGAGCGGCAATTCCAAAGTAGAGCGGCGCTCTGTCTGCAGTTGGCAGCGCTCGCGTCTGCGAGCCCGCCCGCTCGCTGGCCTCAGCCGGCACTGCGCAACGAACGGTCGGTGATCGACCGTGGTCCCCGACCCATGGCGACCATGCCCGACTGCACCAGTTCCTTGATGCCGAATGGCTCGAGCATCTTCAGTAGTGCCTCAAGCTTGCCGGTGGCTCCCGTGGCCTCGATCGTGACGCTGTCAGGTGCGACGTCGACCACCTTGGCGCGGAAGAGGTTCACCGTCTCCAACACGTGGGAGCGGGTCTCCATGTCTGCCCTGACTTTGACCAGGATGAGCTCACGGGAAACGGTGGTGGGAGCCTCCAGCTCAACGATCTTGATGACGTTGATCAGCTTGTTCAGTTGTTTGGTCACCTGCTCCAGCGGCAGACCCGTGACGGAGACAACGATCGTCATCCGGGAGATCGTCGGGACCTCGGTCGGGCCCACCGCGAGGGACTCGATGTTGAACCCACGGCGACTGAAGAGGGCCGCCACCCGCGCCAGGACACCCGGCTTGTTCTCGACCAGCACCGACAAAGTGTGACGGCTCATCTCATTCCTCCCGGTCCCACGCCGGCGCCAGGCTGCGCGCCACCGTGATCTTGTCGTTGCTGGTTCCGGCTGGAACCATCGGCCACACCATCGCGTCCTTGTGCACTTGGAAATCGATGACCACGGGTGCGTCGTTGAGGCTCATTGCCTTCTCGATCGTGGCGGTCACGTCGTCCGGTGAGTCGCAACGCAACCCGTGACAGCCATAGGCGTCGGCGAGCTTGACGAAGTCCGGAATGAGGTGGGTATTCAGATCGGTGTTCGAGTAACGCTCGTTGTAGAACAGCGACTGCCACTGGCGCACCATGCCAAGCGTTCCGTTGTTGATGACCCCCACCTTGATGGGGATGTCGTTGATAGCGCAGGTGGCGAGTTCCTGATTGGTCATCTGGAAGCAGCCGTCGCCGTCGATCGCCCAGACGACGCTGTTAGGTGAGCCGACCTTGGCTCCCATTGCGGCGGGCACGGCGAATCCCATTGTGCCCAGGCCGCCGGAGTTGATCCAGTGACCTGGTTTCTCGTACTCCACGAACTGGGCCGCCCACATTTGGTGTTGGCCGACACCGGCCACGTAGTAGGCATCCGGTCCAGCGACTTGGCCGATCTGTTCGATCACGTACTGCGGGGCGACCTCACCATTGGATGGGCGGTCATACCCGAGCGGGAACTGCGCGCGCCACTCATTGAGCTGGCGCCACCAACCCTCGTAATCGCCCACCCGGCCCGCCGCATGTTCGACCTCGATCGCGTTGATCAGCTCGGTGATGACCTCCCGGGCATCGCCGACGATCGGCACATCGGCGTGACGATTCTTGCCGATTTCGGCCGGATCAATGTCCGCGTGGATGATGGCAGCGTCAGGGGCGAACGACGCCAGGTGGCCGGTGACGCGATCGTCGAATCTGGTGCCCAACGCGATGATCAGATCGCTGCGCTGCAGGGCACCCACGGCGGCAACCGTGCCGTGCATTCCGGGCATGCCGAGGTTCAACGCGTGTGAGTCCGGGAAGGCACCGCGCGCCATCAACGTGGTGACGACTGGGGCGCCGGTGAGTTCTGCGAGCTTGCGAAGCTGCTCGGAAGCTCCGGAGCGAACCACGCCGCCACCGACATAGAGGACGGGTTTGCGTGCGCTGGTAATCAGGCCAGCGGCCTCACGCACCTGCTTGCCGTGTGGACGGGTCTTCGGGCGGTAGCCGGGGAGGTCGATCGAGTCCGGCCAGGTGAAGGTGGTCTGGGCCTGCAGTGCGTCCTTCGATATGTCCACCAGGACCGGTCCGGGGCGCCCCGTACTCGCCAGGTAGAACGCCTCCGCGACGGCACGCGGAATCTCGGCCGGGTCGGTCACCAGGTAGTTGTGCTTGGTGATCGGCATCGAGATGCCGCGAATGTCGGCCTCCTGAAACGCGTCAGTGCCGATCGCCGCGCTGGCGACCTGGCCAGTGATCGCAACCATCGGCACCGAATCCATGTAGGCGTCGGCCAGCGGTGTGACCAGGTTGGTTGCGCCTGGTCCCGATGTCGCCATGCAGACACCCACTTTGCCCGAGCTGTAGGCGTATCCCTCAGCCGCGTGGCCAGCGCCCTGCTCATGCCGAACCAGGATGTGACGCACGGAAGCAGAGTCCATCAACGGGTCGTACGCGGGCAGGATCGCCCCACCCGGAATACCGAAGACCGTGTCGACGTCGGCGGCCTCCAGCGATCGGATCAAGCTCGCGGCGCCGGACATCGGAGTCCCGTTCGTCACCTCGGTCATTACGTCCTCACTCGTTGCTGTCGTGTGCGATCGAACCTGTCGTGGATCGAAGCTGGTGTTTTGTTGCCCGGCGGTTGGGTGGATCGCACCCGGACCGCCGGGCAACAAGAAACCCCCCGGCCCGGAGGGCATCGAGGGGTCGCGCGGCTGCTGAGTTCTGCTCAGCTGACGCGCGGTCTGCGTACTACGAGGTCGGTGTAACGCACGAGTCGAGGATAACCACCCGCCTGCGCCGCTGTCATCCCCGGCCCCTATGACCTACGTCTCCTGCACACCCGCCACCCTGCGAAGTTACCCAGCGGTATGGCTGTTTCCCGGCCGGGAAACAGCCATACCGCTGGGTAACTTCCTCGTTTGAGCGGGTTAGTCGCAGACCGCGCCCTTGGATGCAGAGCCGACGAGGCGGGCGTACTTGTGCAAGACGCCGCGGGTGTACCGGGGTGGGAGTGGCGCGAAGTTGGCTCGGCGGCGTTGCAATTCGTCGGCCTCGACCAGTAGGTCGAGCGTTCGTGCCTTGAGATCGATGCGAACGCGATCACCATCGCGGACTAAAGCGATCGGCCCGCCATCGTGGGCTTCGGGAGCAACGTGACCGACGCACAGCCCGGTCGTGCCGCCACTGAAGCGACCATCGGTGAGCAGCAGCACGTCCTTGCCCAAACCGGCACCCTTGATCGCGCCGGTGATCATCAACATCTCACGCATGCCCGGCCCACCCTTGGGTCCTTCAAATCGAATGACCACCACGTCGCCAGCCTGGATGTTGCCGTCCTCCAGCGCATCCATCGCTGACCGTTCACGGTCAAACACCTTGGCCACGCCCTCGAATGTGTCCACTCCGATGCCAGCGCTCTTGCAGACGGCTCCCTCCGGAGCAAGGGAACCGCCAAGGATCGTGATGCCACCAGAACTGTCCAGCGGTGACTTCATTGCTCGCAAAATCTCGCCATCGGGATTCTGCGTAGTCAGTGCCTCAATGTTTTCTGCGACCGTCTTGCCGGTGACCGTCATGCAATCACCGTTGATCAGGTCAGCGTCGTAAAGCGCCCGCATGACCACCGGAACTCCACCCACGCGGTCGACGTCACTCATCACGTACTTGCCGAATGGCTTGACGTTGGCCAGCAGCGGGACTCGTTCACCGATGCGTTGGAAGTCGGCCATCTCAAGGTCGACGTCGGCCTCGTGCGCGATCGCCAGCAGGTGCAACACCGCGTTGGTGGAACCGCCGAATGCCATCACGATGCTGATCGCGTTTTCCAGCGATTCCCGGGTGATGATGTCGCGAGTGGTGATCCCCTGCCGGATGAGCTCCACCACCGCCTCGCCGGAACGGCGCGAGAAGCCATCCCGACGGCGATCAACGGCCGGCGGCGCGGCTGAACCCGGCAGCGACATCCCCATCGCCTCGGCCGCGCTGGCCATCGTGTTGGCGGTGTACATCCCGCCACAGGCGCCTTCGCCGGGGCAGATCGCGCGTTCGATCTCGTCGACATCTGCGCGGCTGATGAGCCCACGTGAGCATGCACCGACCGCCTCGAATGCATCGATGATGGTGACGTCCCGATCCCCTACCCGACCGGGCAGGATCGAACCGGCGTAGACGAAGACGCTGGCGACGTCCACGCGCGCCGATGCCATCAACATGCCGGGCAGGCTCTTGTCACACCCGGCAAAGGTGACCATCCCGTCGAGCCGCTCAGCTTGCATCACGGCCTCGACTGAGTCGGCGATGATCTCGCGGCTGACCAGCGAGAAGTGCATCCCCTCGTGACCCATCGAAATACCGTCAGAGACCGAGATAGTTCCGAACTGCATGGGGAAGCCACCGGCCGCGTGCACACCCTCCTTGGCGTTGATTGCCAAGCGGGCGAGCGACAAGTTGCACGGGGTGATCTCGTTCCACGACGAGGCGATCCCGATCTGGGGCTTAGCGAAGTCGTCGTCATCCATGCCTACCGCGCGCAACATGCCGCGAGCGGCCGCCCGCTCCAGGCCATCGGTGACGTCTTTGCTTCGGGGCTTCAAATCAGACATGTTCGCAAGCCTACGCATCGCGACGAGTCGATCCATGTCACCCTAGGAGTTGTGTACTCGACCTTCCGGTACGAGTCAGCGGATGGGACGACGCTGCTCGGGTGGACCAACAATGGTGAAGGCCCCACCGTCTTGGTGTGCAATGGCCTCGGTGTCCCGCCGGAAGCCTGGCCGCGGCTGCTTGATCCGAACTGCGGATACCGCGTGTTCGGCTACAACCACCGTGGTGGACTTGGCTCGGACAAACCGGCCGACCGCGAGCGCATTCGCATCGACGACCACGTTGCCGATGCCTTCGCCCTGATGGACCTGATGGGCTTGGACAAGGTGATCCTGCTGGCCTGGTCCTACGGCGTGAACATCAGTTTCGAGATAACCAAGCGAGCGCCCGATCGGGTCGCCGGGCTGGTGATGTGTGCAGGCGTTCCCGGCGGGACGTTGGAAGCCGCATTCGCGCCGCTCATGGTGCCGCGACCACTGCGCAAACCGCTCGGTTTGGCGGCGGCAAGAATCGGCGAGTTCATCTCGCCGCAATTGAACGTGTTGGCACGCACCGTACCCAAGAACCGCCTGCTGGCAGACTTCCTGCGAAACACCCGGGTGATCATGCCGACCGCCAAATCCGAGGATGTGGTCGCGTGGATGGAAGCATTTGCGGCGCACGATTTCGCCTGGTACTTCCATATGTTCCCGGCGGCTGGCGAACACGAGCCGATCGATCCTACGTTTGTGCAAGTACCCATCACCGTGGCCGCTGGCGGCTTGGATGCGCTGACGTCAATGCGAGACGTCGTCGGGTTTGCCGAGCAGATCGAGCATGCCGAAATCCACGTATTGCAGGGGACTCACTTCCTGCCGCTGGAGTTCCCCGACGAGATTATGGCGATGCTCGACGGGGTGCTGGAACGATCTGAACTTGCCGACCAGCGGATCCACGAGCCCCGCGAATCTGTCATCGACGTCCGTACCGTCGCTGGCCAGACTTTCTTCGACCACGAGGTCCAGCCCAGCACGGCAACCTGACCGTTGTCGGGCAACCGGCAACCACGCTCCGCCTAGCCGCTCGCCAGCGCGTTACTAGCGTAGATATTCATGGCGTCACGCAAGAATTCGGCAAGCCGCGGGTCCAGCGCGTCATAACGTGCCCGGAAATCCAGACTGTCGACGTACATCTGCCCGAGTCCGGCGTACGACTGCGCGTCCGGTGTCCAGAATTGCGAAACGACGGCGAAGTGTTGGGCGATAAGTGCCTGCACCCCGTCATCGTCGGCCGGCACTGCGGCCTGGACCATCTCGGTCAAGGCGATCTCCACGGACTGGAAGCCCTCGGCTATCTCGGCCGCCTGTTCCCTGTCCAATTTGCCAACCCGACGCCAACTCTGATCAATCAGCACTTGCGCCTCGGGCCCGTAACGCTCCACCAGTTGGGCCTCGTACTCCTGCTGCTTCGCCGGGTCAAAACCGGCAAAGACCTCTCCCGTGCTCATACTCGGACCTCCGTCCAATACTTCAATCGTTCGATCGACCGTCGCCAGGAGGCGATCGAGTTGTGCCTGACGGTCAACGACCTGCAACCGGTGTTGCCGCAACGCCTCGACTTCGGTCGTCTGCTCAGCAAGAATCGACTGAATCAGCTCAAGGCCAAGGTCGAGTTCGCGCATGAGCAGGATCCGCTGCAGTCGCAGCAACTGTTCGCGGCCGTACATTCGGACCCCACCGCTGGCAACGGCGGCCGGCGCCAGCAAACCGACGTCGTCATAGTGGCGCAGGGTTCGTGACGAGACGCCAGCCAGCTTGACCAACTGCTGGATCGGGATGAGCTGACCGCTGGCGATATCTTCCATGCCAACGACGGTAGAGCTTGACGCGGCGTCAACCGCAAGCCTGCCGCCGAACTGCTTCGAATGTTCGGCCAGCAGCCTGCCAAGCTAACCGGCTTCGACGC
Encoded here:
- a CDS encoding DUF2029 domain-containing protein, with the translated sequence MSQRAIRAAPWVLLAIAVLIKAAWYLPPWLGDFRVYHTAAAALLHGQPLYDVSVPYVDPTVNQGTLVFTYPPFAAVLVIPFAFLSASTAGLIFFVLNFVLLAVVCRIVGGQLEAVAGRTLPWSGWPLAVVLIAVALVERPVVHLFNLGQIGLVLMLMILLDTFVVVRGRGVLTGLATGIKVTPGLFLLLMATTRRWRQFWVGCATFAATVLVGFLIQPASGWRYWTELIFDSERVGNAARTDNSSVLGVVTRAVEPPYAQIVWLVIAVAVLAAGTWLATDWWRRNRLVSLCVMAVAGLVALPISWDHHWIWIIAIVPVFGLLALRGWRAGHRAAAAWAGLAAVTLFGVSVGHPESYAAKILVGTGELTPTAQLLVTGYSVAGLLILVAAWRARVIVPRTTEDNSLREPAQMGS
- a CDS encoding phosphatase PAP2 family protein, with the protein product MPAEASERAGSQTRALPTADRAPLYFGIAALCWAFAAFLAVSAATHADWLSTSDYRVGSWFVDLDAHAHWLKQLTLVWHWGEGPIGSTVFTIVVAVALLATRHRGWAGYLITCAIGGVVISETVKHLVDRARPSWPDPLITEVGGSFPSGHTMSGIYVWSVVGLIAMYVISGRVGTGLGWVLVVFGLLAGPSRLFLGVHWPADVVGGWMLALGWVLIVSALALIIRNRRSMQGPELAAVSTPTGG
- a CDS encoding acetolactate synthase large subunit; translated protein: MPSGPGGFLLPGGPGAIHPTAGQQNTSFDPRQVRSHTTATSEDVMTEVTNGTPMSGAASLIRSLEAADVDTVFGIPGGAILPAYDPLMDSASVRHILVRHEQGAGHAAEGYAYSSGKVGVCMATSGPGATNLVTPLADAYMDSVPMVAITGQVASAAIGTDAFQEADIRGISMPITKHNYLVTDPAEIPRAVAEAFYLASTGRPGPVLVDISKDALQAQTTFTWPDSIDLPGYRPKTRPHGKQVREAAGLITSARKPVLYVGGGVVRSGASEQLRKLAELTGAPVVTTLMARGAFPDSHALNLGMPGMHGTVAAVGALQRSDLIIALGTRFDDRVTGHLASFAPDAAIIHADIDPAEIGKNRHADVPIVGDAREVITELINAIEVEHAAGRVGDYEGWWRQLNEWRAQFPLGYDRPSNGEVAPQYVIEQIGQVAGPDAYYVAGVGQHQMWAAQFVEYEKPGHWINSGGLGTMGFAVPAAMGAKVGSPNSVVWAIDGDGCFQMTNQELATCAINDIPIKVGVINNGTLGMVRQWQSLFYNERYSNTDLNTHLIPDFVKLADAYGCHGLRCDSPDDVTATIEKAMSLNDAPVVIDFQVHKDAMVWPMVPAGTSNDKITVARSLAPAWDREE
- the ilvC gene encoding ketol-acid reductoisomerase, which gives rise to MVAELFYDADADLSIIQSRKVAVLGYGSQGHAHALSLRDSGVDVRVGLAEGSKSRAKAEAAGLRVVDPATACVEADLIMVLVPDPVQRGLYAEAIEPNLNAGDALFFAHGFNIRFDYINPPDNVDVCMVAPKGPGHLVRREYEAGRGVPAIVAVEQDATGNAWPLVLSYASAIGALRAGGIKTTFTEETETDLFGEQAVLCGGASELVMKGFEVLTEAGYQPEVAYFECLHELKLIVDLMYEGGIAKQRWSVSDTAEYGDYVSGPRVIDDRVKDNMKAVLADIQSGAFAKRFIDDQDAGAPEFKSMREAAEKHPIEATGRELRKLMSWVDAGDDDYVEGTAAR
- the ilvD gene encoding dihydroxy-acid dehydratase gives rise to the protein MRRLANMSDLKPRSKDVTDGLERAAARGMLRAVGMDDDDFAKPQIGIASSWNEITPCNLSLARLAINAKEGVHAAGGFPMQFGTISVSDGISMGHEGMHFSLVSREIIADSVEAVMQAERLDGMVTFAGCDKSLPGMLMASARVDVASVFVYAGSILPGRVGDRDVTIIDAFEAVGACSRGLISRADVDEIERAICPGEGACGGMYTANTMASAAEAMGMSLPGSAAPPAVDRRRDGFSRRSGEAVVELIRQGITTRDIITRESLENAISIVMAFGGSTNAVLHLLAIAHEADVDLEMADFQRIGERVPLLANVKPFGKYVMSDVDRVGGVPVVMRALYDADLINGDCMTVTGKTVAENIEALTTQNPDGEILRAMKSPLDSSGGITILGGSLAPEGAVCKSAGIGVDTFEGVAKVFDRERSAMDALEDGNIQAGDVVVIRFEGPKGGPGMREMLMITGAIKGAGLGKDVLLLTDGRFSGGTTGLCVGHVAPEAHDGGPIALVRDGDRVRIDLKARTLDLLVEADELQRRRANFAPLPPRYTRGVLHKYARLVGSASKGAVCD
- a CDS encoding alpha/beta fold hydrolase → MYSTFRYESADGTTLLGWTNNGEGPTVLVCNGLGVPPEAWPRLLDPNCGYRVFGYNHRGGLGSDKPADRERIRIDDHVADAFALMDLMGLDKVILLAWSYGVNISFEITKRAPDRVAGLVMCAGVPGGTLEAAFAPLMVPRPLRKPLGLAAARIGEFISPQLNVLARTVPKNRLLADFLRNTRVIMPTAKSEDVVAWMEAFAAHDFAWYFHMFPAAGEHEPIDPTFVQVPITVAAGGLDALTSMRDVVGFAEQIEHAEIHVLQGTHFLPLEFPDEIMAMLDGVLERSELADQRIHEPRESVIDVRTVAGQTFFDHEVQPSTAT
- a CDS encoding MerR family transcriptional regulator translates to MEDIASGQLIPIQQLVKLAGVSSRTLRHYDDVGLLAPAAVASGGVRMYGREQLLRLQRILLMRELDLGLELIQSILAEQTTEVEALRQHRLQVVDRQAQLDRLLATVDRTIEVLDGGPSMSTGEVFAGFDPAKQQEYEAQLVERYGPEAQVLIDQSWRRVGKLDREQAAEIAEGFQSVEIALTEMVQAAVPADDDGVQALIAQHFAVVSQFWTPDAQSYAGLGQMYVDSLDFRARYDALDPRLAEFLRDAMNIYASNALASG
- the ilvN gene encoding acetolactate synthase small subunit, whose amino-acid sequence is MSRHTLSVLVENKPGVLARVAALFSRRGFNIESLAVGPTEVPTISRMTIVVSVTGLPLEQVTKQLNKLINVIKIVELEAPTTVSRELILVKVRADMETRSHVLETVNLFRAKVVDVAPDSVTIEATGATGKLEALLKMLEPFGIKELVQSGMVAMGRGPRSITDRSLRSAG